In the Quercus lobata isolate SW786 chromosome 5, ValleyOak3.0 Primary Assembly, whole genome shotgun sequence genome, one interval contains:
- the LOC115988699 gene encoding uncharacterized protein LOC115988699 isoform X2 gives MDEDTSLWTGSEDERDDEKDPKSCLEEEIRRVRQQAKEHSDLIDADDSDELRSIWSGSDEEKSLWTGSEGDDDDDIPTEAYPNESSDKYIDKLFEFEEMPKYRTISELLKAENEPEELSPGKQARKIAVENALKKLKKGPDGRYSNVWEVMSDMDILIGAFERVVSGPEYTELRQGGPKKLNMQFFKDIQARMRDQNYKFSPELKLKPKSKLVSRKKWQKAQSRRRKAQKR, from the coding sequence ATGGATGAAGATACTTCTCTGTGGACAGGGAGTGAAGATGAAAGAGATGATGAAAAAGATCCTAAAAGTTGTCTTGAAGAAGAAATTCGGAGAGTGAGACAgcaggcaaaggaacattctGACCTAATTGATGCCGATGACAGTGATGAATTAAGAAGTATATGGTCTGGAAGTGATGAGGAGAAGTCGTTGTGGACTGGTAGTGAGGGTGATGACGACGACGATATTCCCACAGAAGCCTACCCAAATGAAAGTAGTGATAAGTACATAGACAAattgtttgagtttgaggaaATGCCTAAATATCGAACAATCTCCGAATTATTGAAAGCTGAAAATGAACCAGAAGAGTTGTCCCCAGGAAAGCAAGCTAGGAAAATTGCAGTTGAAAATGCcttgaaaaaattgaagaaaggtCCAGATGGGCGTTACTCCAATGTGTGGGAGGTCATGAGTGATATGGATATTCTAATTGGAGCATTTGAAAGGGTTGTTTCTGGACCAGAGTACACGGAGCTTAGACAGGGAGGGCCTAAGAAATTAAATATGCAGTTCTTTAAGGATATACAAGCTCGTATGAGAGATCAAAATTACAAGTTCTCACCTGAGTTAAAGCTGAAGCCGAAGAGCAAATTAGTTTCAAGAAAGAAGTGGCAGAAAGCACAGTCTAGAAGGAGGAAAGCACAAAAGCGTTAA
- the LOC115988699 gene encoding uncharacterized protein LOC115988699 isoform X1, whose protein sequence is MTRRLCSRLFHFHLQQPSVSPRLYILSGSASRYPFNLGVFPAFQASRAYARGGRKHYDLFGNGKLGDEDFRKTWKKEMDEDTSLWTGSEDERDDEKDPKSCLEEEIRRVRQQAKEHSDLIDADDSDELRSIWSGSDEEKSLWTGSEGDDDDDIPTEAYPNESSDKYIDKLFEFEEMPKYRTISELLKAENEPEELSPGKQARKIAVENALKKLKKGPDGRYSNVWEVMSDMDILIGAFERVVSGPEYTELRQGGPKKLNMQFFKDIQARMRDQNYKFSPELKLKPKSKLVSRKKWQKAQSRRRKAQKR, encoded by the exons ACTCTGTTCCCGTCTTTTCCATTTCCATTTGCAGCAACCGTCTGTTTCTCCAAG ATTATATATCCTTTCTGGAAGCGCCTCAAGATATCCctttaatttgggggttttCCCGGCATTTCAAG CATCACGAGCCTATGCTCGAGGTGGGCGCAAACATTATGATCTTTTTGGCAATGGAAAGCTGGGTGATGAAGATTTCAGAAAAACATGGAAGAAAGAGATGGATGAAGATACTTCTCTGTGGACAGGGAGTGAAGATGAAAGAGATGATGAAAAAGATCCTAAAAGTTGTCTTGAAGAAGAAATTCGGAGAGTGAGACAgcaggcaaaggaacattctGACCTAATTGATGCCGATGACAGTGATGAATTAAGAAGTATATGGTCTGGAAGTGATGAGGAGAAGTCGTTGTGGACTGGTAGTGAGGGTGATGACGACGACGATATTCCCACAGAAGCCTACCCAAATGAAAGTAGTGATAAGTACATAGACAAattgtttgagtttgaggaaATGCCTAAATATCGAACAATCTCCGAATTATTGAAAGCTGAAAATGAACCAGAAGAGTTGTCCCCAGGAAAGCAAGCTAGGAAAATTGCAGTTGAAAATGCcttgaaaaaattgaagaaaggtCCAGATGGGCGTTACTCCAATGTGTGGGAGGTCATGAGTGATATGGATATTCTAATTGGAGCATTTGAAAGGGTTGTTTCTGGACCAGAGTACACGGAGCTTAGACAGGGAGGGCCTAAGAAATTAAATATGCAGTTCTTTAAGGATATACAAGCTCGTATGAGAGATCAAAATTACAAGTTCTCACCTGAGTTAAAGCTGAAGCCGAAGAGCAAATTAGTTTCAAGAAAGAAGTGGCAGAAAGCACAGTCTAGAAGGAGGAAAGCACAAAAGCGTTAA